In Glandiceps talaboti chromosome 16, keGlaTala1.1, whole genome shotgun sequence, a single window of DNA contains:
- the LOC144447229 gene encoding uncharacterized protein LOC144447229, translating to MTSLLSIFDRLNIPLSKHKTEDPMCVLEYLGILLDIELMEAHLPLDKLDHSQALLTSFLGFMHEERHSQSSGSLELRSMGDGCPQDAHLYHTSLNCLHQSSTSTITSSSQTTARKTFVCGSTLPHNGMVSRYFWMMLQSRHRAWISIPMLWCLVRCGQEWQSLGYGGYYQGHWFQGLCTHDLRLDLNISLSIDFQDLHSIVAKEACCWGESWS from the coding sequence ATGACCTCACTGCTGTCCATTTTTGATAGACTTAATATTCCCTTATCCAAACACAAGACAGAAGATCCTATGTGTGTCCTCGAATACCTTGGCATTCTCCTGGACATCGAACTCATGGAAGCCCACCTCCCACTTGACAAGCTTGATCACTCGCAAGCACTCCTTACATCATTTCTCGGATTCATGCATGAAGAGAGACATTCTCAGTCTTCTGGGTCACTTGAACTTCGCAGCATGGGTGACGGATGCCCCCAAGACGCACATTTGTATCATACCTCATTGAACTGTCTACATCAGTCAAGCACCTCCACCATTACATCAAGCTCTCAAACGACTGCAAGGAAGACATTCGTATGTGGCTCCACTTTACCTCACAATGGAATGGTGTCTCGCTATTTCTGGATGATGCTCCAATCCCGTCACAGAGCATGGATCTCTATACCAATGCTATGGTGTCTGGTCAGATGTGGCCAAGAGTGGCAAAGTCTTGGCTATGGTGGATACTACCAAGGACACTGGTTCCAGGGGCTCTGTACACATGACCTCAGGCTTGACTTGAACATTTCTCTTTCCATTGACTTTCAAGATTTACATTCTATTGTGGCTAAGGAAGCGTGCTGTTGGGGGGAGAGTTGGTCATGA